From a single Apostichopus japonicus isolate 1M-3 chromosome 12, ASM3797524v1, whole genome shotgun sequence genomic region:
- the LOC139977246 gene encoding uncharacterized protein isoform X8 encodes MLPCKIRGTDHTTTSRWKSISIMDQLRLFTCVVLLCALFVCSETKPNRRDTTCEEIRRRSTCADMGYDHTMFPNALGHESADSAEEALNVILSGLASVTGTGDQCYTLIRTFMCHSHVPMCVASSSTMLPPCREMCELLFSECGHIMQTIPQLSSLNCEMAPYSNSDITMPNCAPVSPVVEANVCCPRPFKNVGGACIKILKKARPQKSSVKSCEADGATFAKLAPRDHLIPFLQSELFDTADNMWLGISVEDGARLVWTFDGTEVAPEYLMGGGLSPDDIGSRKTCFILDAEGEIGVADCRNTDAPTLCQVSNECPFGISSTPRVVEVTPPDEGVSNGTSVTSDGEEREEDRDTPFVPLPESGECEAQTMVLCRDLGYTMTRFPNALGMPNQEDAFNELKRWAPLIGIGCSPHMKELLCSLYAPPCMSASSPAQLPCREVCESAKEGCLPQMQKFGHSWPNVINCTKFASYSGSESCYMGSLTVSDSPSGSASGTCELIEDPMCLDFGYSYTMMPNGFGQATQMEASMGMNAFQSLILLGCSPALPSFLCGMFYPVCTNGINVLPCRSLCETARSGCASFVEAIGLEWPPELDCANLQEDELCFNGTSMSEMPGESEESMTPPSGPILGSCEEISSPMCKNLPYSSTSLPNNFGHQSQDAVNAVIVQMLPLVQIECSPHLEELLCLVHFPPCGSLRSQVPCRELCEAAMSGCAPIMSEFGYEWPEYLNCEELPSFSQTTCFMGSIALFDKSNSAQTSGTCQPLRVPSCSHMPYNFTEIQDTTQEQIETLMQNYLPLIQLGCSSALTNFFCSIHAPPCTITGMPFFPCREVCEAAIDGCPILQQAPADQSVDCNLFPPRSSGMCVYVETEMDQPSGAECEPLELTACQGFGYTHTAFPNYLAQQSQSEAALFANIFDSIENTGECADVFLEYACQLLAPRCVGEPMRRVPPCRQLCERTRSACASLFDSEDLSSIIDCETLDAFGSYCEDDENIGDSCEEVTVPLCQDMPYYSTSFPNMFGLVSQEHAALEVHMYTPLVKVQCSPHLKEFLCAAYVPMCSPTMRTPCRELCQSARAGCENLMVDFGFEWPGKLACESFPSSQEDMDCYIGSLQDDSAQTSETCQPLRVPSCSHMPYNYTEMQNTTQEQIETLMQNYLPLIQLGCSSALTNFFCSIHAPPCSVNGMPSFPCREMCEAAIDGCPILQQAPADQSVDCNLFPPRSSGMCVYVETEMDQPSGAECEPLELTTCQGFGYTHTAFPNYLAQQSQSEAAFFADIFDSIENTGECADVFLEYACQLLAPRCVGEPMRRVPPCRQLCERTRTACASLFDSEDLSSIIDCETLDAFGSYCEDDENIDEPIFANVTYIATQPPSLCEPVAVSMCAELGFHFTTSQQEASATEMNGEMSNIMPLVQSMCSPLLLPLTCSAYTPRCDPLTGGVEMPCREICRDVLKDCKKVLKGIGIEAPSFLSCKRYPSNEDSACVMDIAPPLEPIIAEYTRTDTSLTISVEQPEGTYGIPGRGFSGYNIIHDMGVVSQDSDGSRTDITFDLTPEQSLHHIVVTVVPFNGFGEGRATDILTKSDMSMPRPGNLQVSPQPDEDGSYQLTNTALNTFACSNAADDVMAYPEWSRNGIKVEVESVESASYHVVRYGERTTVLIVTKVDSAIYTCSLEGESEVRRLQLKLPCEGITQPFCGYESIQLPNFYGHTSESEAISDAMAFVTLIQAQCSENLFNFVCATYTPMCDAPVPVLCRELCESAMRECSEVITATNFQWPDQASCENFPSMADGNCYSGSNPEPGAEPEPEPEVYPEPEPEMTPEPETEPMPNATDSGSSNAAQPPVVLKKRRYDISEQGVSGKFQGWADVQGQGAANDYCRVLKFRKKRFYLACALAGSDDELSYTSPDIRSGDFDEGFKDTWYMKDEDGDGRDDFCRCIDGTDTPYVSCMRAGDDGFEGHYDFTPTESVTPINCQKIRVNPFLGHPQIDN; translated from the exons ATGCTACCCTGCAAGATCAGAGGTACAGATCATACGACCACCTCTCGCTGGAAGTCTATTTCGATCATGGATCAGCTTAGGCTCTTTACCTGTGTAGTCCTTCTATGCG cCCTCTTTGTTTGCTCGGAAACCAAACCAAACCGTCGAGACACAACATGCGAGGAGATCAGGCGAAGATCGACATGTGCTGACATGGGCTATGATCACACAATGTTCCCAAACGCTCTTGGCCATGAGTCGGCAGATTCTGCGGAAGAAGCATTAAATGTAATTCTCTCCGGATTAGCCAGCGTAACTGGCACTGGAGACCAATGCTATACCTTAATACGTACATTCATGTGCCATTCGCATGTGCCCATGTGCGTTGCCAGCTCATCTACAATGCTGCCACCATGCAG GGAAATGTGCGAGTTACTGTTTTCAGAGTGCGGTCATATTATGCAGACTATTCCACAACTTTCTAGTCTTAATTGTGAAATGGCGCCATACTCTAACAGTGATATAACCATGCCAAATTGTGCCCCCGTTTCTCCTGTTGTTGAAG CAAATGTTTGCTGCCCTCGACCCTTCAAAAATGTGGGTGGCGCCTGCATTAAAATACTGAAGAAAGCACGGCCACAAAAGTCATCGGTAAAGAGCTGCGAAGCAGATGGTGCTACCTTTGCCAAACTCGCTCCTCGAGATCATCTGATT CCATTTCTTCAGTCAGAATTGTTCGACACTGCCGACAACATGTGGCTGGGAATCAGTGTTGAAGATGGCGCTCGATTGGTTTGGACTTTCGATGGTACAGAAGTTGCTCCTGA ATATTTGATGGGCGGAGGTCTGTCTCCGGACGACATTGGTAGCAGGAAAACTTGTTTCATTCTGGATGCTGAAGGCGAAATAGGAGTAGCTGATTGCAGAAATACTGACGCTCCTACTCTTTGCCAGGTCTCAAACGAATGCCCGTTTGGCATAA GTAGCACACCACGAGTTGTAGAGGTAACACCACCTGATGAGGGAGTTTCCAACGGCACCTCCGTCACCTCCGATggagaagaaagagaagagGATCGAGACACACCTTTTGTGCCTCTTCCAGAATCAGGAGAATGTGAAGCACAGACAATGGTTCTTTGTCGTGATCTGGGGTACACAATGACTCGCTTTCCAAACGCACTCGGAATGCCGAATCAAGAGGATGCCTTCAACGAGTTGAAGAGATGGGCTCCTCTCATAGGGATAGGCTGTTCGCCTCACATGAAGGAACTTCTCTGTTCTCTCTACGCTCCACCATGTATGTCTGCTTCCTCCCCAGCACAACTTCCATGTCGAGAGGTTTGTGAATCTGCAAAGGAAGGATGTCTCCCACAGATGCAAAAATTTGGACACAGTTGGCCAAATGTGATCAATTGCACAAAATTTGCTTCCTACAGCGGTTCTGAGTCGTGCTACATGGGGTCATTAACAGTGTCAGACTCACCATCTG gcTCAGCGTCTGGTACATGTGAGCTAATTGAAGATCCAATGTGTCTTGACTTTGGATATAGCTACACGATGATGCCTAATGGATTTGGTCAAGCCACCCAAATGGAAGCCAGCATGGGTATGAATGCATTCCAGTCACTCATTCTTCTTGGTTGTTCACCGGCCCTTCCAAGTTTCCTTTGTGGCATGTTTTATCCAGTGTGTACGAATGGCATTAACGTTCTGCCGTGCAGAAGTCTCTGTGAGACCGCTCGCTCTGGGTGTGCATCATTTGTTGAAGCCATTGGCTTGGAATGGCCTCCTGAGCTTGACTGTGCCAACTTACAAGAAGACGAACTGTGCTTTAACGGAACTTCAATGTCAGAAATGCCAGGCGAATCAGAAGAATCAATGACACCACCCTCAG GACCGATATTGGGATCTTGCGAGGAGATATCTTCACCCATGTGCAAGAACTTACCATACTCATCTACGTCGTTACCAAACAACTTTGGTCATCAATCTCAGGATGCCGTGAATGCAGTAATCGTGCAAATGTTACCTCTCGTTCAAATCGAGTGTTCTCCCCACCTCGAGGAGCTTCTTTGCTTAGTACATTTTCCTCCCTGTGGGTCTTTACGATCACAGGTTCCATGCCGTGAGTTATGTGAGGCTGCAATGAGTGGATGTGCCCCCATAATGAGTGAATTCGGATATGAATGGCCTGAATATTTGAATTGTGAAGAGCTTCCGTCTTTCAGCCAAACCACCTGCTTCATGGGCAGCATAGCTCTATTCGATAAGTCCA ACTCGGCACAAACCAGCGGAACTTGTCAACCACTCCGTGTTCCATCTTGCTCTCACATGCCTTACAACTTTACTGAAATTCAAGACACAACACAGGAGCAGATTGAAACACTGATGCAAAATTACCTTCCTCTAATACAGCTAGGTTGTTCTTCGGCATTGACTAACTTTTTCTGTAGTATACATGCGCCCCCATGTACTATCACTGGCATGCCCTTCTTCCCTTGTCGAGAAGTGTGTGAAGCCGCTATAGATGGCTGTCCTATTCTGCAGCAAGCACCTGCAGACCAGTCAGTGGATTGTAATCTCTTTCCGCCGAGATCGTCTGGTATGTGTGTCTACGTGGAGACCGAAATGGACCAACCATCAG GCGCAGAGTGTGAACCTTTAGAACTGACTGCATGCCAAGGTTTTGGGTACACGCATACCGCATTCCCAAATTACCTTGCTCAACAATCACAATCAGAGGCAGCATTGTTTGCGAACATATTTGATTCGATTGAGAATACCGGAGAATGTGCGGACGTCTTTCTCGAGTATGCTTGTCAGCTTTTAGCGCCTAGGTGTGTTGGGGAACCCATGAGGAGGGTACCACCTTGTAGGCAACTATGTGAGAGAACTCGTAGTGCCTGTGCAAGCCTATTTGATTCAGAAGATTTGAGCTCGATAATTGATTGTGAAACACTCGACGCCTTTGGATCTTATTGTGAAGATGATGAAAATATCGGTG ATTCTTGTGAAGAAGTCACAGTTCCCTTATGTCAGGATATGCCATATTATTCGACGTCATTCCCAAACATGTTTGGTCTAGTAAGCCAGGAACATGCCGCACTTGAAGTTCATATGTACACTCCTCTCGTTAAGGTGCAATGTTCACCACATTTGAAAGAGTTTCTTTGCGCAGCCTACGTCCCTATGTGTAGTCCCACAATGCGCACACCTTGCAGAGAACTGTGTCAAAGTGCACGAGCGGGATGTGAAAACCTCATGGTCGATTTTGGATTTGAATGGCCTGGAAAGCTAGCCTGTGAATCTTTTCCTTCCTCTCAGGAGGATATGGATTGTTACATAGGAAGCCTACAAGATG ACTCGGCACAAACCAGCGAAACTTGTCAACCACTCCGTGTTCCATCTTGCTCTCACATGCCTTACAACTATACTGAGATGCAAAACACAACACAGGAGCAGATTGAAACACTGATGCAAAATTACCTTCCTCTAATACAGCTAGGTTGTTCTTCGGCATTGACTAACTTTTTCTGTAGTATACATGCGCCCCCATGTAGTGTCAATGGAATGCCCAGCTTCCCTTGTCGAGAAATGTGTGAAGCCGCTATAGATGGCTGTCCTATTCTGCAGCAAGCACCTGCAGACCAGTCAGTGGATTGTAATCTCTTTCCGCCGAGATCGTCTGGTATGTGTGTCTACGTGGAGACCGAAATGGACCAACCATCAG GCGCAGAGTGTGAACCTTTAGAACTGACAACGTGCCAAGGGTTTGGGTACACGCATACCGCATTTCCAAATTACCTTGCTCAACAATCTCAATCAGAGGCAGCATTTTTTGCGGACATATTTGATTCGATTGAGAATACCGGAGAATGTGCGGACGTCTTTCTCGAGTATGCTTGTCAGCTTCTAGCGCCTAGGTGTGTTGGGGAACCCATGAGGAGGGTACCACCTTGTAGGCAACTATGTGAGAGAACTCGTACTGCCTGTGCAAGCCTCTTTGATTCAGAAGATTTGAGTTCGATAATTGATTGTGAAACACTCGACGCCTTTGGATCTTATTGTGAAGATGATGAAAATATCGATG AGCCTATATTCGCCAATGTAACCTACATAGCAACTCAACCACCGTCTCTCTGCGAGCCCGTAGCGGTAAGCATGTGCGCAGAACTCGGTTTCCATTTCACTACATCCCAGCAGGAGGCGTCAGCGACAGAAATGAACGGTGAAATGTCAAACATCATGCCGCTTGTTCAATCAATGTGCTCTCCATTGCTTCTTCCACTGACGTGTAGCGCATATACGCCAAGATGTGACCCCCTCACTGGTGGGGTAGAAATGCCTTGTCGTGAAATCTGCAGGGATGTGCTGAAAGATTGTAAGAAGGTTTTGAAGGGCATAGGAATCGAGGCACCATCGTTCCTCTCTTGTAAACGTTATCCGTCGAATGAAGATAGCGCTTGCGTAATGG ACATAGCGCCACCACTTGAACCAATAATTGCAGAATACACGCGTACGGATACGTCGTTAACTATAAGCGTAGAGCAGCCCGAAGGAACTTATGGAATTCCTGGGCGTGGTTTCTCAGGTTACAATATCATCCACGATATGGGAGTGGTGAGTCAAGACTCAGATGGAAGCCGAACAgatataacctttgacctcacacCCGAACAGAGTCTGCACCATATCGTGGTAACAGTCGTTCCATTCAACGGGTTTGGAGAAGGCCGTGCCACGGACATTTTAACCAAGTCCGACATGTCCATGCCAAGAC CTGGAAATCTTCAAGTTTCACCACAACCTGACGAAGACGGGTCTTACCAACTGACGAATACAGCACTGAACACATTTGCCTGTAGTAACGCAGCCGATGACGTCATGGCATATCCTGAATGGTCACGTAATGGCATTAAAGTAGAAGTTGAATCTGTTGAAT CTGCCAGCTACCATGTAGTGAGATATGGTGAACGTACCACTGTGCTTATTGTTACCAAAGTCGACTCTGCGATTTACACATGCAGTTTGGAAGGCGAATCCGAAGTTAGAAGATTACAGTTAAAAC TACCATGTGAAGGAATAACTCAACCATTTTGTGGCTATGAGTCTATTCAGCTACCAAACTTCTATGGCCACACGTCTGAGTCCGAAGCTATCTCCGATGCTATGGCATTTGTAACGTTGATTCAAGCTCAGTGTTCTGAGAATCTCTTCAATTTTGTCTGTGCGACATATACCCCCATGTGTGATGCACCAGTGCCGGTACTATGCCGCGAATTGTGTGAATCTGCTATGAGAGAATGCTCAGAAGTCATAACAGCTACCAATTTCCAATGGCCTGATCAAGCGTCGTGTGAGAACTTTCCTTCCATGGCAGATGGCAATTGCTATTCTGGGAGCAATCCTGAACCAGGCGCTGAGCCTGAACCAGAACCGGAAGTGTACCCCGAACCGGAACCAGAAATGACCCCCGAACCGGAAACTGAACCGATGCCCAATGCAACAG ATTCGGGTTCATCTAATGCTGCTCAACCTCCTGTCGTTCTCAAGAAACGTCGTTATGACATCTCAGAGCAAGGTGTATCTGGCAAGTTCCAAGGATGGGCAGATGTGCAGGGACAAGGCGCTGCCAATGATTATTGCAG AGTTCTCAAATTTAGAAAGAAGAGGTTCTACCTTGCCTGTGCTCTAGCAGGTTCCGACGATGAGTTGAGCTACACATCACCTGACATACGCTCAGGTGACTTCGACGAAGGTTTCAAAGATACCTGGTATATGAAAGACGAAGATGGCGACGGGCGAGACGATTTCTGCAG GTGTATCGATGGTACTGACACTCCCTACGTATCGTGCATGCG